The Syntrophorhabdaceae bacterium genome contains the following window.
CCTGATAAGGCCGTAGCTTACACGGGCGGCACTTACCAGCTGATGCTGGAAAAAGACCACAAGACTCACCACTGAGGCGGAAACGGCGCAGATAAAACCCATGACAACACCGAACCTTCGATAGCCGGCGATAAAGCCCGAAGAGGCCGCAGTTCGTCCCCGGGTCATTCCTATCGATGTCAGGCCAAAGAAAAAGAATATGCAGGCGAGAGGTCCTGTTAAAGGGTCGTTGATGGAGAGATTCCCTTTTACCAGGAGGGCAAATTTCATCAGGAGGAGACTTAGGAATGCGGCAAGGCCGAGATCAAAGCGGGAGCAGATCTTCTCATGCGTTTTCGGTCTTACGGCGAATCGTGCCCCGCCGGCCCAGAAGGCTGCTGCCCAGAATACAGAGACAACGACCAGGAGCCACTCCATCGCGCTGTGCGGGATGCCGAAGAACTCAATGAGCCACTGGCGGCTGAGAAAGGAAGAGGTAATATCACTGAAAACATAGATGGTCCTCAGTGCCGCATATACAATACCCGCTGTCTGCAAGAGCACGATCGAGATAACCCTCAGACCCCTGCCCGTGGAAAGGCCGGTGATGGCGGCGCCGGCCAGGAATATAACGGCAGCCTCAAGAAGAGGAGTGTGGCGCTGCGCCACGGATATCGTGGAAAACGTCGCCCACGCATAGAGCCAGGTGAACTCCATGACAGCGGCGGCGAAGGAAAGCAGGACGTTTCCGCTACGCTTCATGTTCTTTTCCTGTATCGCTCACGAGGATCTCGTTGAGAGACC
Protein-coding sequences here:
- a CDS encoding DUF4129 domain-containing protein: MKRSGNVLLSFAAAVMEFTWLYAWATFSTISVAQRHTPLLEAAVIFLAGAAITGLSTGRGLRVISIVLLQTAGIVYAALRTIYVFSDITSSFLSRQWLIEFFGIPHSAMEWLLVVVSVFWAAAFWAGGARFAVRPKTHEKICSRFDLGLAAFLSLLLMKFALLVKGNLSINDPLTGPLACIFFFFGLTSIGMTRGRTAASSGFIAGYRRFGVVMGFICAVSASVVSLVVFFQHQLVSAARVSYGLIRGGVSSLGIIFASFIRFLYLPRQTKVIELPSSPKENIFDRLSSSGHAAWMEVVEKIFGWLLGTALGLIMLAIIVFSVFYFMKWLLSRTRTDRNKMDWGARLLRAIARVWGLFILLVGKARQLLRGYRTAADFYRALTQWSRPSGIRRRLDETPSEFCSRLTGRFPALKEEVDTIVSAFNREFYGEMILDSGEIAGVRLAWHTLRSPARWPLRLRAFFAGTTNPLP